The proteins below come from a single Calliphora vicina unplaced genomic scaffold, idCalVici1.1 scaffold_45, whole genome shotgun sequence genomic window:
- the LOC135963055 gene encoding uncharacterized protein LOC135963055: MATTSSTNTPTTESIATVSNPAVSTIITTASSMTNPVLSTQASHDLSISSEADQTVISPTFLSETAQNIRREVREVNQRAEQALQVRDVQNIVSASVGLQQIQLMKEVDDKIQKALNDVKQLILSLSAQNQTQTPTSRVNDDLPPLEASRTSREANTSRYVQPEVSHVQQSYAQPPPLIPAPNCVPIGQHAPQVVEAYTRQTPAVTQYQQQQSLLQQQNPLPCYQLPAQPYVQPPQLPPSQAQAPYQGIPQYQGYQRYENTQPGYPQDAWSGSAAQPPPQQPQSYNFAMSMPRRQEPLDKFKLAKWGVKFDGTNKTINVQEFIFRVGALRRDYSCTDNELLRSFHILLEGPALDWYWDYRKIVHINTWEELEKALLAQYRRFEQEHEIQMRILNRRQLPQETFDEFYNAVIKLRNQQQNPYVEEQIVEIMRGNLKPSLAQMMFSVRLKTLSEFCREVRRAENLLANQRQMYQRSAQRVNELYCVEDEQSLIDLEVDGIRSTSHYTCWNCKVVGHSFMDCPEPITRTFCFRCGRENVVAPKCPKCQGNRSRNPSRTGEARSTDV, translated from the coding sequence ATGGCTACGACTAGTTCCACCAATACTCCTACCACCGAGTCTATCGCTACTGTTAGTAATCCCGCAGTCAGTACGATTATTACCACGGCATCCAGTATGACAAACCCAGTACTCAGCACACAAGCATCACATGATCTGTCCATCAGTTCTGAGGCAGATCAAACTGTAATTTCCCCGACGTTCTTGAGTGAGACAGCTCAGAACATACGCAGAGAAGTGAGAGAAGTTAATCAACGAGCGGAACAGGCACTACAAGTCAGAGACGTGCAAAATATTGTGAGTGCTTCTGTCGGTTTGCAACAAATACAACTGATGAAAGAAGTGGACGATAAGATACAAAAAGCACTTAATGACGTCAAACAGCTCATTTTGTCTCTGTCCGCTCAGAACCAAACACAAACGCCTACTTCTCGAGTAAATGATGATTTACCACCACTTGAGGCATCAAGAACCTCGCGGGAAGCGAACACATCCAGGTATGTGCAGCCAGAGGTATCGCATGTACAACAAAGTTATGCTCAGCCACCACCACTGATACCAGCACCAAATTGCGTACCAATTGGGCAACATGCACCCCAAGTTGTTGAAGCATATACACGCCAGACACCTGCAGTAACGcaatatcaacaacaacagtCACTTCTGCAGCAGCAAAATCCTCTGCCATGTTACCAACTACCAGCCCAGCCGTATGTCCAGCCACCACAGTTACCGCCGTCACAAGCCCAAGCTCCATACCAAGGCATACCACAATACCAAGGGTATCAAAGGTATGAGAACACCCAGCCTGGGTATCCACAGGACGCCTGGTCTGGGTCAGCAGCTCAACCaccgccacaacaaccacaaagcTACAACTTCGCAATGTCGATGCCAAGGCGGCAGGAGCCTTTAGACAAATTTAAGTTGGCCAAATGGGGAGTGAAGTTTGATGGCACAAACAAAACTATAAACGTGcaggaatttatatttagagtggGAGCGCTGAGGAGAGATTACAGCTGCACAGACAACGAACTCCTACGCAGTTTCCATATACTGCTAGAAGGTCCAGCCCTGGATTGGTACTGGGACTACCGAAAAATCGTCCATATCAATACTTGGGAAGAACTCGAGAAAGCTTTGTTGGCTCAGTACCGCAGATTTGAGCAGGAGCATGAAATTCAAATGCGCATTTTAAATCGACGGCAGCTGCCACAAGAAACCTTCGATGAGTTCTATAATGCTGTGATAAAATTGCGAAACCAGCAGCAGAATCCATATGTGGAAGAGCAGATTGTAGAGATCATGAGAGGCAATCTAAAACCATCGCTGGCGCAGATGATGTTCTCAGTGAGGTTGAAAACGTTGTCAGAATTCTGCAGAGAAGTGAGACGGGCTGAGAACTTGTTAGCCAACCAGAGACAAATGTATCAACGGTCAGCTCAACGGGTAAACGAATTGTACTGTGTGGAAGATGAGCAGTCGTTGATAGACTTGGAGGTAGATGGTATTCGGTCGACCAGCCATTACACTTGCTGGAATTGCAAGGTCGTTGGCCATAGTTTTATGGATTGTCCCGAACCCATAACTAGGACATTTTGTTTTAGGTGTGGTAGGGAAAATGTAGTGGCACCCAAATGTCCAAAATGCCAGGGAAACCGGTCCAGGAACCCGTCTCGAACTGGGGAGGCGAGGTCCACCGACGTGTAG